Proteins encoded together in one Microbacterium sp. ABRD28 window:
- a CDS encoding gamma-glutamyl-gamma-aminobutyrate hydrolase family protein — MVSSGSDDTGGGARTRRPVIGLTTYLEQAAQGVWDVRAAFLPEVYFDAVTASGGIAVLLPPQSAPDDAAPAVLDGLDGLILTGGVDVQPELYGAPRHPLTDPARADRDAWELALFAGAEERRMPVLAICRGMQVVNVARGGSLHQHLPDVLGTEKYRLGNGVFATNPAEVEAGSRLAELVGAGTQEVHSYHHQGIDRLGDGLAVTARTDDGLVYAVEGTGDGYLLGVQWHPEQNLDDRRLFAGLVREAADYRARSRASHPEQEVSA; from the coding sequence GTGGTTTCGAGCGGCTCTGACGACACCGGCGGCGGCGCGCGGACGAGGCGGCCCGTCATCGGCCTCACCACCTACCTCGAGCAGGCCGCCCAGGGGGTGTGGGATGTGCGCGCCGCCTTCCTCCCCGAGGTGTACTTCGACGCCGTGACCGCCTCCGGTGGGATCGCGGTGCTCCTTCCCCCGCAGTCGGCGCCCGACGACGCCGCGCCCGCGGTGCTCGACGGACTCGACGGGCTGATCCTCACCGGCGGGGTCGACGTGCAGCCCGAGCTGTACGGCGCGCCGCGGCATCCGCTCACCGACCCGGCCCGCGCCGACCGCGACGCCTGGGAGCTGGCGCTGTTCGCGGGGGCGGAAGAGAGGCGGATGCCGGTGCTGGCGATCTGTCGCGGGATGCAGGTGGTCAACGTCGCGCGCGGCGGCAGCCTGCATCAGCACCTCCCCGATGTGCTCGGCACCGAGAAGTACCGCCTCGGCAACGGAGTCTTCGCGACCAACCCGGCCGAGGTCGAGGCCGGCTCGCGGCTCGCGGAGCTCGTCGGGGCCGGCACGCAGGAGGTGCACAGCTACCACCACCAGGGCATCGATCGCCTCGGCGACGGGCTCGCCGTCACCGCGCGGACCGACGACGGGCTGGTCTACGCCGTCGAGGGCACCGGCGACGGGTACCTGCTCGGCGTGCAGTGGCATCCCGAACAGAACCTCGATGACCGCCGGCTCTTCGCCGGACTCGTGCGCGAGGCAGCCGACTACCGCGCGCGCTCGCGCGCTTCGCACCCCGAGCAGGAGGTGTCCGCATGA
- a CDS encoding GntR family transcriptional regulator, translated as MSVEVPLPAVRRAVYRPVRGGNALEDTIARLIQTVRLGVVAPGESLPPERELAGLYGVSRDTVREAIRELADTGYLVRRRGRYGGTFVADPLPQPASVAVSATELEDVLGLRRVLEAGAARTAAGRTLDPEARAELWARHEEAALVGTGDYRRLDTLLHLTIAELAAVPSLVALIAENRAQVNVWLDAFPLLPRNIEHSNAQHEAIVTAILAGRADAAEAAVLEHLAGSEALLRGFLG; from the coding sequence GTGTCCGTCGAGGTGCCCCTCCCCGCTGTGCGGCGCGCGGTCTACCGGCCGGTGCGCGGGGGGAACGCCCTCGAAGACACGATCGCGCGGCTCATCCAGACCGTGCGGCTCGGCGTCGTCGCGCCGGGGGAGTCGCTGCCGCCCGAGCGCGAGCTCGCCGGGCTCTACGGGGTCAGCCGCGACACCGTGCGCGAGGCGATCCGCGAGCTCGCCGACACCGGATATCTCGTGCGGAGGCGCGGCCGGTACGGCGGCACGTTCGTCGCCGACCCGCTTCCGCAGCCGGCGTCGGTCGCGGTGAGCGCGACCGAGCTCGAAGACGTGCTGGGCCTTCGACGGGTGCTCGAAGCGGGTGCGGCGCGCACCGCCGCCGGGCGCACCCTCGACCCGGAGGCACGCGCCGAGCTGTGGGCCCGGCACGAGGAGGCCGCGCTCGTCGGCACCGGCGACTACCGCCGGCTCGACACGCTGCTGCACCTGACGATCGCCGAGCTCGCCGCCGTGCCCTCGCTCGTCGCCCTCATCGCCGAGAACCGGGCGCAGGTCAACGTCTGGCTCGACGCGTTTCCGCTCCTTCCCCGCAACATCGAGCACTCCAACGCCCAGCACGAGGCGATCGTCACCGCGATCCTGGCCGGGCGAGCGGATGCCGCCGAGGCGGCCGTCCTCGAACACCTCGCCGGGTCGGAGGCACTCCTTCGCGGGTTCCTCGGCTGA
- the radA gene encoding DNA repair protein RadA, with protein sequence MPRRTATTAPYRCTECGWTTARWVGRCGECQQWGTVVEAAEQTGIITQIAPVSPGAQRAARPITAVDTRDAPRRTTGVGEFDRVLGGGLVPGAAILLSGEPGVGKSTLLLEVAVHTARSGQRVLYASAEESLAQVRLRAERTGALHDELYLASETDLATILGHIDEVAPDLLIVDSVQTVSSAMSDGAAGHPSQVREVASTLIRVAKERALPTILVGHVTKDGTIAGPRILEHLVDVVCQFEGDRQTSLRFVRALKNRFGPTDEVGCFDMTGEGIAEVPDPSALFLGHGEPVPGTCVTIALEGRRAMPVEIQALTIPTASPNARRVVSGVDGARVAMILAVIEKRLNLKVSACDVYVSTVGGVRLLEPAADLAIAVAVVNSMRDRALARGVAAIGELTLAGEVRPVTQAAQRRTEAGRLGYATVVDASSGHLAAALRDLVPHASGRLRDVPEF encoded by the coding sequence ATGCCCCGTCGCACCGCCACAACCGCCCCGTACCGGTGCACGGAGTGCGGGTGGACGACAGCCCGCTGGGTCGGGCGCTGCGGCGAGTGCCAGCAGTGGGGCACCGTCGTCGAGGCTGCGGAGCAGACCGGCATCATCACGCAGATCGCACCGGTGTCGCCGGGCGCGCAGCGCGCCGCGCGACCGATCACCGCGGTCGATACGCGAGACGCCCCGCGGCGGACGACGGGGGTCGGCGAGTTCGACCGGGTGCTCGGCGGGGGTCTCGTCCCGGGTGCCGCCATTCTTCTGTCCGGTGAGCCGGGAGTCGGCAAGTCGACGCTGCTGCTCGAGGTCGCCGTGCACACGGCGCGCAGCGGGCAGCGCGTGCTGTATGCCAGCGCCGAGGAGTCCCTCGCCCAGGTGCGGCTGCGCGCCGAGCGGACCGGCGCCCTCCACGACGAGCTGTACCTCGCGAGCGAGACCGATCTCGCCACCATCCTCGGTCACATCGACGAGGTCGCTCCCGATCTGCTGATCGTCGATTCTGTGCAGACGGTGTCGTCGGCGATGTCCGATGGCGCGGCCGGGCATCCGAGCCAGGTCCGCGAGGTCGCCTCGACCCTCATCCGCGTCGCCAAGGAGCGCGCTTTGCCGACGATCCTCGTCGGGCACGTCACGAAAGACGGCACGATCGCCGGCCCGCGCATCCTCGAGCACCTCGTCGACGTCGTCTGCCAGTTCGAGGGCGACCGGCAGACCTCGCTCCGGTTCGTGCGGGCACTGAAGAACCGGTTCGGCCCGACCGACGAGGTCGGATGCTTCGACATGACCGGCGAGGGGATCGCCGAGGTGCCCGATCCCAGCGCCCTGTTCCTCGGCCACGGTGAGCCGGTCCCCGGCACGTGCGTCACCATCGCGCTCGAGGGCCGGCGCGCGATGCCGGTCGAGATTCAGGCGCTGACGATCCCCACGGCGTCGCCGAACGCACGCCGGGTCGTTAGCGGCGTGGACGGCGCCCGGGTGGCGATGATCCTCGCGGTCATCGAGAAGCGCCTGAACCTGAAGGTCTCGGCGTGCGACGTCTACGTCTCCACCGTCGGCGGAGTGCGCCTGCTCGAACCAGCCGCAGATCTGGCCATCGCGGTCGCGGTGGTGAACTCGATGCGCGACCGCGCACTTGCCCGTGGAGTCGCCGCCATCGGCGAACTCACCCTCGCCGGCGAGGTGCGCCCGGTCACGCAGGCCGCGCAGCGGCGCACCGAGGCCGGCCGGCTCGGCTACGCGACGGTCGTCGACGCGTCATCCGGTCATCTCGCCGCAGCGCTCCGTGACCTGGTGCCCCACGCGTCGGGGCGCCTGCGCGACGTCCCCGAGTTCTGA
- a CDS encoding 3-oxoacyl-ACP reductase, with the protein MDLTQRLADRVAIVTGGASGIGLATARRFAAEGARVVIADVDPASGERAAAEVDGLFRPVDVADEASVNQLFDSVAGDLGRLDIAFNNAGISPADDDSIETTELPAWDRVQDVNLKSVYLCSRAALRHMVPAGRGSIINTASFVALLGSATSQISYTASKGGVLAMTRELGVQFARQGIRVNALCPGPVNTPLLRELFAKDPERAQRRLIHVPMGRFAEPEEMAAAVAFLASDDASFITATAFVVDGGITNAYVTPL; encoded by the coding sequence ATGGACCTCACCCAACGCCTCGCCGACCGGGTCGCCATCGTCACCGGTGGTGCGAGCGGCATCGGCCTCGCCACCGCCCGCCGCTTCGCCGCCGAAGGCGCCCGCGTCGTGATCGCCGACGTCGACCCCGCGTCGGGCGAGCGGGCGGCCGCCGAGGTGGACGGGCTCTTCCGTCCGGTCGACGTCGCCGACGAGGCATCCGTCAATCAGCTCTTCGACTCGGTCGCGGGCGATCTCGGGCGCCTCGACATCGCCTTCAACAACGCCGGCATCTCGCCCGCCGACGACGACTCAATCGAGACGACGGAGCTCCCCGCGTGGGACCGGGTGCAGGACGTCAACCTCAAGAGCGTGTATCTGTGCTCGCGCGCGGCGCTGCGCCACATGGTGCCGGCGGGGCGCGGATCGATCATCAACACCGCGTCGTTCGTGGCGCTGCTGGGATCGGCGACCTCGCAGATCTCGTACACGGCCTCGAAGGGCGGGGTGCTCGCGATGACGCGCGAGCTCGGAGTGCAGTTCGCACGGCAGGGCATCCGCGTGAACGCCCTCTGCCCGGGGCCGGTGAACACACCGCTCCTGCGCGAGCTCTTCGCGAAAGACCCCGAGCGTGCACAGCGTCGCCTCATCCACGTGCCGATGGGCCGGTTCGCCGAGCCCGAGGAGATGGCCGCGGCGGTGGCCTTCCTCGCCTCCGACGACGCCTCGTTCATCACCGCCACCGCGTTCGTCGTCGACGGCGGCATCACCAACGCGTATGTCACCCCCCTGTAG
- a CDS encoding amino acid permease, with protein sequence MSQSKSEPQKVAGATYTRAGQEYFEKRGLKRAAGIWGLWGLAVAAVISGDFSGWNFGIDFAGFGGMLIAFAVLVLMYYGLIFSIGEMAAAMPHTGGAYSFARSAMGPWGGLVTGAAETIEYVATTAVIVYFSASYANAITSELLGLSLPPWVWWLVLYVVFIALNSAGAAISFRFAIVVSIISIGIIVVFSLMAVFSGAFQWANLWDIAPDPGQTAFLPHGVLPILFALPFAMWFFLGIEELPLAAEESHNPVRDIPKAGFWARGTLIVTGLLVLFLNTGVIGAEATGVAGEPLLDGFRAIVGDEAAAVLALLALVGLLASLQGIMFAYGRNMYSLSRAGYYPRFLSLTGTRKTPWVALTVGAAIGFVALAILDTLAAVNEGAGAVAGAIVLNIAVWGAVLAYFLQMVSFVLLRRKFPNVSRPYKSPWGVPGAILAAVIAAIVFVGFLLNPTFLPAIIAIVVVYVVILLGFGLFFRHRLVLSPEEEYALSGGRHGDPQAEGYDAMESQVFGKDA encoded by the coding sequence ATGTCACAGTCGAAGAGCGAGCCCCAGAAGGTCGCGGGAGCAACCTATACGCGAGCGGGCCAGGAGTACTTCGAAAAGCGCGGGTTGAAACGCGCCGCCGGAATCTGGGGCCTGTGGGGCCTCGCCGTCGCCGCCGTGATCTCGGGAGACTTCTCGGGCTGGAACTTCGGCATCGACTTCGCCGGCTTCGGCGGCATGCTGATCGCCTTCGCCGTGCTGGTCCTCATGTACTACGGGCTGATCTTCTCGATCGGTGAGATGGCAGCGGCGATGCCGCACACCGGTGGCGCGTACTCGTTCGCGCGTTCGGCGATGGGCCCCTGGGGAGGACTCGTCACCGGCGCGGCGGAGACGATCGAGTACGTGGCCACCACCGCGGTGATCGTCTACTTCTCGGCGTCCTACGCCAATGCGATCACGAGCGAACTGCTCGGCCTCTCGCTCCCTCCGTGGGTGTGGTGGCTGGTGCTCTACGTGGTGTTCATCGCCTTGAACTCGGCAGGGGCGGCGATCTCGTTCCGCTTCGCGATCGTCGTGTCGATCATCTCGATCGGCATCATCGTGGTCTTCTCGCTGATGGCCGTCTTCTCCGGCGCGTTCCAGTGGGCGAACCTCTGGGACATCGCCCCCGACCCGGGTCAGACCGCATTCCTGCCGCACGGCGTGCTGCCGATCCTGTTCGCCCTCCCCTTCGCGATGTGGTTCTTCCTCGGCATCGAGGAGCTGCCGCTGGCGGCGGAGGAATCGCACAACCCCGTGCGCGACATCCCGAAGGCCGGCTTCTGGGCCCGCGGCACCCTCATCGTCACGGGACTTCTCGTGCTCTTCCTCAACACCGGCGTCATCGGCGCCGAGGCGACGGGGGTCGCCGGCGAACCGCTGCTCGACGGGTTCCGCGCCATCGTGGGCGACGAGGCGGCGGCGGTGCTCGCTCTCCTCGCCCTCGTCGGCCTGCTCGCCTCGCTCCAGGGGATCATGTTCGCCTACGGCCGCAACATGTACTCCCTCTCCCGCGCCGGCTACTACCCGCGCTTCCTCTCCCTGACCGGCACGCGGAAGACCCCCTGGGTGGCGCTGACCGTCGGGGCGGCGATCGGCTTCGTGGCGCTGGCGATCCTCGACACCCTCGCCGCGGTGAACGAGGGTGCCGGCGCGGTCGCCGGCGCGATCGTGCTGAACATCGCGGTGTGGGGCGCTGTGCTGGCCTACTTCCTGCAGATGGTGTCGTTCGTGCTGCTGCGGCGGAAGTTCCCGAACGTCAGCCGGCCCTACAAGAGCCCGTGGGGTGTGCCGGGTGCGATCCTGGCGGCGGTGATCGCGGCGATCGTCTTCGTCGGATTCCTCCTGAACCCGACGTTCCTCCCCGCGATCATCGCGATCGTGGTCGTGTACGTCGTCATCTTGCTCGGATTCGGCCTGTTCTTCCGTCACCGTCTCGTGCTTTCGCCCGAGGAGGAATACGCTTTGTCCGGGGGCCGCCACGGCGACCCTCAGGCAGAGGGATACGACGCCATGGAGTCTCAGGTCTTCGGCAAAGACGCCTGA
- a CDS encoding aldehyde dehydrogenase family protein, whose product MSDTITLVNPATGRAFHEIPRAGLAEVDAAIASAVVAQRAWAALAPGARADALRAFARVVEAHVDELAALEVENSGHPIGSARWEASHVAQVLNYYAASPERLIGQQIPVAGGLDVTFHEPYGVVGIIVPWNFPMTIASWGFAPALAAGNAVVLKPAELTPLTAIRLGELALDAGLPDGLFQVVTGSGSVVGQRFVSHPDVRKVVFTGSTEVGTDVAAGCARMLKPVTLELGGKSANIVFADADLERAAASAPGSVFDNAGQDCCARSRLLVERSVYDRFLALLEPAVQAWRVGDPASPDTDMGPLISAAHRDTVAGFLDGADVAFRGAAPGGEGFWFAPTVVLASPGDRIAQEEVFGPVVAVLPFDDEADAIRLANDTIYGLAGSLWTENLGRAVRVARGVKSGVLSVNSHSSVRYATPFGGMKASGLGRELGPDAAEHFTETKNVFFATD is encoded by the coding sequence ATGAGCGACACGATCACCCTCGTCAACCCCGCCACCGGACGGGCGTTCCACGAGATCCCGCGCGCCGGTCTCGCCGAGGTCGACGCCGCGATCGCGAGTGCCGTGGTGGCGCAGCGGGCCTGGGCAGCGCTCGCCCCCGGTGCCCGAGCCGACGCCCTCCGCGCCTTCGCGCGCGTGGTCGAGGCCCACGTCGACGAGCTCGCCGCTCTCGAGGTCGAGAACTCCGGCCACCCGATCGGGTCGGCGAGGTGGGAGGCCTCGCACGTCGCGCAGGTGCTGAACTACTACGCCGCCTCGCCCGAGCGCCTGATCGGCCAGCAGATCCCCGTCGCCGGGGGACTGGATGTCACCTTCCACGAGCCCTACGGCGTGGTGGGAATCATCGTGCCGTGGAACTTCCCGATGACGATCGCCTCGTGGGGGTTCGCGCCCGCGCTCGCCGCCGGCAACGCGGTGGTGCTGAAGCCGGCCGAGCTGACGCCGCTCACCGCCATCCGTCTCGGTGAGCTCGCCCTCGACGCCGGCCTTCCCGACGGGCTCTTCCAGGTCGTCACCGGATCGGGCTCCGTCGTCGGACAGCGGTTCGTCAGCCACCCCGACGTCCGCAAGGTCGTCTTCACGGGGTCCACCGAGGTGGGGACGGATGTCGCGGCGGGCTGTGCCCGCATGCTGAAGCCGGTGACGCTCGAGCTCGGCGGCAAGTCGGCCAACATCGTCTTCGCCGACGCCGACCTCGAACGCGCCGCCGCGAGTGCACCCGGATCGGTCTTCGACAACGCCGGGCAGGACTGCTGCGCCCGCAGCCGCCTCCTCGTCGAACGCTCGGTCTACGACCGGTTCCTCGCGCTTCTCGAGCCTGCCGTCCAGGCGTGGCGGGTCGGCGACCCCGCATCGCCCGACACCGACATGGGCCCCCTCATCTCGGCCGCGCACCGTGACACGGTCGCCGGGTTTCTCGACGGCGCCGACGTCGCCTTCCGCGGGGCGGCGCCGGGTGGCGAGGGGTTCTGGTTCGCGCCCACGGTGGTGCTCGCCTCCCCCGGCGACCGGATCGCGCAGGAGGAGGTCTTCGGACCCGTCGTCGCGGTGCTGCCGTTCGACGACGAGGCCGACGCGATCCGTCTTGCCAACGACACGATCTACGGCCTCGCCGGGTCGCTGTGGACCGAGAACCTCGGCCGCGCCGTCCGCGTCGCCCGGGGGGTGAAGAGCGGCGTGCTGTCGGTGAACTCGCACTCCTCGGTGCGGTACGCCACCCCGTTCGGCGGGATGAAGGCCTCCGGCCTCGGGCGCGAGCTCGGGCCCGACGCCGCCGAGCATTTCACCGAGACCAAGAACGTCTTCTTCGCCACCGACTGA
- a CDS encoding glutamine synthetase family protein codes for MPGNMTPSELAAAIAAGEIDTVIVGFADAQGRLVGKRVSARLFQEEVLHHGAEACNYLLSVDVDMNTVDGYTMASWETGYGDMMLLPDVETLRRIPWQPGTALVMADLGWEGGEPVAQSPRAILQAQRARLAERGLVGYSGTELEFMVFDESYRSAWAKGYRDLTPSTDYNVDYDILASTRLEPLLRDIRLGMDGAGMYCEGVKGECNLGQQEIAFRFAEVLETADQHTIYKTGAKQIADQHGKAITFMAKFNEREGNSCHIHLSVRSEAGEPVMSGDGPHGFSPLMQSWIAGILATLREFTLLYAPTINSYKRFAKGSFAPTGIAWGVDNRTCALRVVGHGSSLRVENRVPGGDVNPYMAISAIIAGGLHGLEHELPLPDPLRGNAYAAGVDHLPTTLSEAARLFDESAIARAAFGDEVVEHYLNQARIEVEAYDAAVTDWERVRGFERL; via the coding sequence ATGCCGGGAAACATGACTCCGTCCGAGTTGGCGGCGGCCATCGCGGCCGGTGAGATCGACACGGTCATCGTCGGTTTCGCCGATGCCCAGGGGCGCCTGGTCGGCAAGCGGGTATCGGCACGGCTGTTTCAGGAGGAGGTGCTGCACCACGGCGCCGAAGCGTGCAACTACCTCCTCTCGGTCGACGTCGACATGAACACCGTCGACGGCTACACGATGGCCAGCTGGGAGACCGGCTACGGCGACATGATGCTGCTGCCCGATGTCGAGACCCTGCGCCGCATCCCCTGGCAGCCGGGCACCGCGCTGGTCATGGCCGACCTCGGGTGGGAGGGCGGCGAGCCTGTCGCGCAGTCGCCCCGAGCCATTCTGCAGGCGCAGCGCGCCCGCCTCGCCGAGCGCGGGCTCGTCGGCTACAGCGGCACGGAGCTGGAGTTCATGGTCTTCGACGAGAGCTACCGCTCCGCGTGGGCCAAGGGGTATCGCGACCTCACGCCCTCCACCGACTACAACGTCGACTACGACATCCTCGCCTCCACCCGATTGGAGCCGCTGCTGCGCGACATCCGGCTCGGAATGGACGGGGCGGGCATGTACTGCGAGGGCGTGAAGGGCGAATGCAACCTCGGGCAGCAGGAGATCGCGTTCCGCTTCGCCGAGGTGCTCGAGACCGCCGACCAGCACACCATCTACAAGACGGGTGCGAAGCAGATCGCCGACCAGCACGGCAAGGCGATCACCTTCATGGCGAAGTTCAACGAGCGCGAGGGCAACAGCTGCCACATCCACCTTTCGGTGCGCTCGGAGGCGGGGGAGCCGGTGATGTCCGGCGACGGCCCTCACGGGTTCAGTCCGCTGATGCAGTCGTGGATCGCCGGGATCCTCGCGACGCTCCGCGAGTTCACCCTGCTCTACGCCCCGACCATCAACTCGTACAAGCGCTTCGCCAAAGGCAGCTTCGCGCCGACCGGCATCGCGTGGGGGGTGGACAACCGCACCTGCGCGCTCCGCGTGGTCGGGCACGGCTCGTCGCTGCGCGTGGAGAACCGGGTGCCCGGCGGCGACGTGAACCCCTATATGGCGATCTCTGCGATCATCGCCGGCGGCCTCCACGGGCTCGAGCACGAGCTGCCGCTTCCCGACCCGCTGCGCGGCAACGCCTACGCCGCCGGCGTCGACCATCTGCCGACGACCCTCAGCGAGGCGGCGCGGCTCTTCGACGAGTCCGCGATCGCGCGGGCGGCGTTCGGCGACGAGGTCGTCGAGCACTACCTCAATCAGGCGCGCATCGAGGTCGAGGCCTACGACGCCGCCGTGACCGACTGGGAGCGGGTGCGTGGTTTCGAGCGGCTCTGA